The Arachis hypogaea cultivar Tifrunner chromosome 14, arahy.Tifrunner.gnm2.J5K5, whole genome shotgun sequence DNA window TGATGACATGAGTAGTGGGGTTAATTCAACTAATACTTAGACACCTCACATCACCTCAGTATAATAAAACTGCCACGTGTGACACACGTGGAAGCTGGTCAAGACTTATTAGATAACCCTAAACattcattcatcatgttgaaaacaatttgttttctttcttcagaagtggaaagcaaaagaaaaagaaaaaattagtgtAGAAGCCAACAACTTTTCAGAATTGgctttttatgttttcatgttatgTATGTAGGTCGTGACATTTATCAAATGATGGTCTTGGTTTGGTAATGATAAGAGAGCCAATAAAGAGGGTAACAAactttaggattttcattttccaagaacactttaaagtgACAAAAATAAACAATGTCCAATAGTGGCAATAGATCTTTACTCCAAGTCtccaaatataaattttgaaagcAAATGAAATTATTGTATCAAATTTGGTGTTtatattatttgttatttattattattcacttAAGTACTTCTTATTATATTACATAAtacttattttataatataatcacTTCAAAAGGTTTTTAGTTAGACAAACTTTGGCATTACTtagtttcaataaaaaaaataattcacttGGATAAATTATATATTAGGAGGATATATACGTAAACAtgctcttaattttaaaattaataatgatGATATGAAGACAATTAAGATAGTTCATAGGAACAAATTAATGAGACGGACCAGACCACCTTCTATTTTGTCTTATAAGTACTATTTTAAAAGTGGTTAATCAGTTAATCCCCAGCCACTTCAATCATATATTGACCAAAGTCAAGAAGCAAAGCTTCACTACTTAACTAACACTAACgtttaaaatatagaaaaagaagtctttagttttcattattaaAGAAACGATAATTCATGTTGGATAAAATATTGCTTCAAAGTAGGTAACCTAAAATACAAATGCTCTCAAGTCTTTAAATATTACTAAATAAAAGATACAAACCTAATTAAGATATAGATACGTTACGATAAtattagaaagacaaaaaaaaagtcaaaatttattttatttaatatttattaattattataataattaataaatattaaataaaataaattttaattatttttaattagttttttttagttaCTACACATTTTCGTTAACATATATACTTCTCATGGATCAATAATTATGCGATCACAGCTTCTCTTTTgtccttttttgtttttaaaaaggtGGTGATCACTTCTGAAGTTCTGATTCAATTAATCATATGTTACCAAGGTCAGGCACTAAAGATCCCACTTAACTAATGCTAAttaacaaaaatcaaaatcaacttatttttcttctaaatatttaatttattcctCTCTAAGTCCCTTTTCCCTTTTTCCTATATTtcctatatataaattatataaaattaggaTGAAgatgcatctttttaatttttttctcaattaatatgattaattataatttttttattatgcaatATATTCTCTtatatagatatttttattataataaaaaattacacttgacagcattaattgaaaaaatcaatttttttgctAGGATCAAAATTCACACATTCActagtatttattttattattttatatttacaacCAATAAGAAATACATTATTTTATATAAGAATTTTACAtaagaatttatttaattagtttgCATTCTGATgaatcatatttaaaaaaaaaaaatttatttaattctcACTATATTTACATCATATTCCATGAACCAACATCCAATCACTATTTCTCCACTTTAACAAACAACCaagctaataaaataaataaataaattaaacagaaaatttcAAGGGAgtgctaattaattaattaatgaattaagtTGATAACAAACCTGATGAAATCCATTCTCCTTAGTAAGTGGAACACCAAGCTCAGCCATACAAGCTTGAATCCTATCATCTGAACCAAACAATGAAGGGTACCTCTGAATGCACCTATCTTGCATCTTCTCCAATGCCAGTGCCAAAGAGTAACTAATTGCAAACCCACCTCCTCCAAATGCCATGTTATATGAGAAATAAATGTTCTGCATGTGACTCTCTGAACTTGACCCTATGTAATAGAATTCATTATGATCATATTTTTGTAGCACCTTAACCAAATTCTCTGTCACAAACACTGTGTCATCATCCCCCATCACAAACCACCTCACATTCTTCATCTTTAGCCTCACTGTCTCCGATACTATCCGTGATAAACGAATCCCAGACCTATATTATTCATATCATTCATACGTACATTAACAaaattatgtttataattaatcATTTTTCTTATTCATTAATATTAGCCAATACATGAACAAAATTAATTTACTGAATTATTCATGTACTAATTCAAATTCATCATGTCATCGGTCTAGAATTGAGTGTAATTGATAAGCAAGAAAAACAGGACACGCATTTCAAATGTTTCGGTGTTTCAagtatttcaataattttaatcattaattttaattataaaaaattaattgtttattTACCTTGTGTTTTAAAGgtatatgttaaaattataaattaaatttttttaattaaaaatacaacaaatttaaatttttaatatatttattttatatttattagaacTTTTCAATTTTACTAATAATAAGCTTATTCTGTCTCTTTAGAATACTTGTtaactaaatttttgaaattaatactaaaatattagaatatttaaaatattaatataaaaaataaaatatattttttatcaatatttgttattttttaaaattattcataatatttaattttatttaattttattcataatattttttatttatgtcaaaattatcaccgaatatttttaattttatctctaatgttttagataaaattaatatttaagagTAATTCTATTGCAAATCGAAAATGttagaaataaaatcaaatattaaatattaaaaatatttttaaaaattcacaaatattaaagaaaaaaaattactttatcgGAGATAGAATAAGACATATGATATATAGTTGAAGTTGATTGAATGgagaaattaaattttgtgagaTGACCTGTGTCCATTGGGGTGGTTGTACTTGAACTTGGAAGTATCACTAGAAACCCTCAATGTTGGAAGCAATGAGTCTTCACCATGTTCAATTTGAACCTTTTGGTCAAGCCACACATTACCCCTAGTCACATTAGGCCTCCACCATAGTTTAATGTATTGTTTCCTATGGTTCCAGAATTTTGATGTTGCTCCTATGCCAAACACTATGTGGGATAAGTTGGTTCTACTTTTGTGATCATCAAGAACAATGGGTTGATGGTGGTCTTGTTTTGTTGGGGTGGTGGTTTGTTGATGAGATAGTAGtaatggtggtggtgctgatgatGGTGGGTCGGATATTTGAATCGTCATTGATGTGGGGTGATGAGAACATTGATGATTGTATGATGAATGGGTTAGGATTGTGAGGGAGGAGATGGAGATTATGAGGAAGAAGAAACCCATTAGCTTTGTGATGCTCCATGATGATGTTTGAAGGAATATTTCTGATGTTGAATCTTTTGGACTTATTTTCATGGTGGTGGTGTTGGATTTGAGTgaaagaattaagaagaagaagaaggggaaatcagaggtggcaataacagagtgagagagagagagaagggtatGAACAATCTGAGAGGAAGATTTAATAAATAAAGGGGGTTCAcaaatcacaattcacaatttaatttattattaataatttttttatataccgAAAATGTTGGTTCTTAagtatttattttgaataaataaaaaaatggaaatagAGCATGACCGAGTTAGTGAAATTAGACTAATTATTCGACATATGACTGGCTGACATATATGGGAGAGACCGAgttcaattattcaacattatttatgtttaaaattagctttttttttttgtctatataGTTATGAGGCCAAAATTAACTTATTACTaacatttattatattattaagggATATGTTGTGTGTCGTCAAAATTTACCatcaaaagtaaaataaaatcgtGTATCCATGCCTTACTTTTGGAGTCTCAACATGAAAATAATGTGCTTTGGAGTTTGGAGTACACTTTCTTTTTCTGTTATGTTTTCATATTTGTGAATAAACGGACTGGGTTGAGTTATGGACTAATTCTCACTCAAAACTCAAAAGTAGTTAAAGTCTTAAAGATGGAGTCCAACTTCTAGAAAATTTATATTGTTTACCACTATTCTAAATGTTgaaaatttaggatttttatctaaattttataaataataagaagatgaagaagaagaaaaaaaaagttatttttgtcTATTTGTTATGATTGTCGACTGAAATCtagatttaatttaattagattttctaTGTTTAATATAATATATCATGGATTTAATTCATCATAATGATTATAAGGCGTTCAATTTATCATCTGATAAGAGCGGActaaatttaactttttaaaaacgaaattttcaataaacgacccaaatacaactcaattttaactattattagaaaatatttttcttaaacttGCGCCaatatattttcttgttattttaatacctttttcttaaaatttaggTAGTAAAGTCTTCTGTTCTTCTGGCTACTAAAACAATGACAATAGTAGCAacagttttattttaaaatttatttgggtATAAGCATGAATATAGAGTTTGTAATGATTCTGTCTAGGTTATCTCTATCAAGCGGTGTGGCAACATTCGTTTAATTTGGTGCAAGGTGGCATCTGCATATGGATAAACACCACCATCCCTAAATCCTCATCAACTACCAAATAAATCATAGCTTTAAGGGtatttagttaaataaaatataaagaaaataaataaaaaatataattataatctctTT harbors:
- the LOC112744182 gene encoding uncharacterized protein; translated protein: MKISPKDSTSEIFLQTSSWSITKLMGFFFLIISISSLTILTHSSYNHQCSHHPTSMTIQISDPPSSAPPPLLLSHQQTTTPTKQDHHQPIVLDDHKSRTNLSHIVFGIGATSKFWNHRKQYIKLWWRPNVTRGNVWLDQKVQIEHGEDSLLPTLRVSSDTSKFKYNHPNGHRSGIRLSRIVSETVRLKMKNVRWFVMGDDDTVFVTENLVKVLQKYDHNEFYYIGSSSESHMQNIYFSYNMAFGGGGFAISYSLALALEKMQDRCIQRYPSLFGSDDRIQACMAELGVPLTKENGFHQFDLKGNLFGLLAAHPVTPLISLHHLDLVEPIFPNMTRVQALQRLKGPMKLDPYALMQQSICYDKTRVWTISVSWGYAVQIFRGIFLPRDVELPATTFSNWNRKADHNAFPFSTRPSNRNVCQKPFVFYFSNVTYDGSAEETISDYIRIDPNPDCRWKIPGPTQVRKIEVFKKLDPHIWEKAPRRNCCRVRPRKEEGTLVIDVRECREDEVLEL